CAATAACTTGTACTTCATTTTTGAATGCATCTGGGAATAGAGGACGAATTGGACGGTCGATTAGACGAGCCGTTAGTGTTTCGCCTTCAGAAGGACGACCTTCACGCTTGAAGAAGCCACCAGGGATTTTACCAGCAGCGTATGTACGCTCTTGGTAGTTTACTGTTAGTGGGAAGAAGTCTTGACCTTCTACCGCTTCTTTTTTACCTACTACAGAAACGAATACTGCTGTATCGTCCATAGTTACCATTACTGCAGCCGTAGCTTGACGTGCAATAACACCGGTTTCTAGAGTTACGGTGTGGTTACCGTACTGAAACGTTTTTACAACTGGTTTTTCAAACATTGTATTTCCTTCATCTAAAGATTGCTCTTTAGAATAAGTGAATGGGTACTCCGCAATGACTAATCGCGACTAGTAAAAAAAGACGAAAAACAACCACGTTTTACACTCATCTGTTTTTAATAGTCGCGACCTATTGGCCGACATCTGTGACTGTCATTGTTGAGTAAAGTGAAGTGCCAGAGTTTCATAGAATTACTGGCGTGCAAGAGTATAAACTATTTTTCTGACAAGAGACATTTTCAGAGCCAAAAAACGAGTTTACAGCACACATAGCAGGTGCTTTTCTCTGCGTTGTGACGATATTTCAAATATAAAAAAAGCCCCAGCAGTTGCTGAGGCTCTTTCATCAAATTCGAGATTTGATTAGCGACGTAGACCTAGACGCTTGATAAGCTCTTGGTAACGACCAAGATCTTTACCTTTTAGGTAGTCTAGAAGCTTACGACGGCTAGAAACCATACGTAGAAGACCACGACGGCTGTGGTGATCGCCTTTGTGAGCTTTGAAGTGACCTTGTAGGTGGTTGATAGAAGCAGTAAGTAGAGCTACTTGTACTTCTGGTGAACCTGTGTCGCCTTCAGAGCGCGCGTATTCTGCAACGATTGCTGCTTTAGTTTCTGCATTCAGAGACATAATTCTCTCCTGATAAGAGTAGTTTGATATTTG
The Vibrio pelagius genome window above contains:
- the rpsO gene encoding 30S ribosomal protein S15, which gives rise to MSLNAETKAAIVAEYARSEGDTGSPEVQVALLTASINHLQGHFKAHKGDHHSRRGLLRMVSSRRKLLDYLKGKDLGRYQELIKRLGLRR